In the genome of Maribacter forsetii DSM 18668, the window GTAATAGGTATGTCGGCCTCTGGACCAGACCAAACTGATGCTTTGGTAAAAGAGAATAACTTAGGTTTTGATTTTTACTTTACAGATGAGACAACATTGAAAACCATTGTTCGATCTAACCCGGGAGTATTGGTTTTAGAAAAGGGTACCATAAAACAAAAAGTACATTATAACGATTTAGAAGATTTGATCTTCAATTAAGATATTACATTGAAATAATATAATTAGAAACAAAAACAACATGAGAGCAAAGATAGTAGCAGGTAACTGGAAGATGAATAAGAATTTGGCTGAGACTGAAACACTTTTAGCAGAGTTATCTGCAAAATTGCCAGATACCAATGCAGAAGTTATGGTAGCGCCAACATATGTGAATTTAACAAGTGCAGTTCATGCTTTAGAAAGTTCTAAAATAGAAGTTATAGCCCAGAATATGCATTATGCTGAAAGCGGAGCATTTACAGGAGAAATTTCTGCAGATATGTTATTGAATATTGGTATTGATACTGCTATTATCGGGCACTCTGAAAGAAGAGCTTATTTTGGAGAAGATGATGAAATTCTTTCAAAAAAAGTAGCAACTGCTTTGAACAAAGGTATACGTGTTATGTTTTGCTTTGGTGAAGAATTGGAAGATCGTAAATCTGGTAACCATTTCAATTTAGTTGAGAGTCAGTTAAAGAACGTTCTTTTTGATTTAGAACCATCTGCTTGGTCTAAAATTGTTTTGGCTTATGAGCCGGTATGGGCAATTGGTACAGGTGAAACGGCTTCTCCTGAGCAAGCTCAAGAAATGCACGCATTTATTCGTAAAACTATTTCGGAGGCTTTTGATGCTACAATAGCAAACAACGTAACTATTCTATACGGTGGTAGTGTAAAACCAGGTAATGCTGAGGAAATTTTCTCTAAACCAGATGTTGATGGTGGTTTAATTGGTGGTGCATCTTTAGTAGCAGACGATTTTATTGCTATCATAAAAGCTATTTAAGCTAGTATATATAAATGAGCGATACAGTATATATTGAATACCGTTTTACGGTAGAACCAAAAGATCCAGCTTCAGACCTTCTTATTGCGGAATTGGGTGAAGTTGGTTTTGAAAGTTTTGTTGAAGAGGATGATGATGTTCTGGCATACATTCAAAAAACTGATTGGTCTGAGGGTATGTTAAAAGATTTACCAATTTTGCATAATCATAGATATAAGTTTACTTATGACTATAAAGAAATTGAGCAGGAAAATTGGAACGCCACTTGGGAGCAAAATTTTCAGCCTATCATTGTTGATGATATTTGTATGATAAGGGCTCCTTTTCATGACGCTATTAGCGTAGAGTATGACATAGTAATTGAACCAAAAATGAGTTTTGGTACAGGTCATCACGAAACAACCCATATGATGCTGCAGCATATTCTGCAGTTAGATGTAAAAGGAAAAACTGTTTTGGATATGGGTAGCGGTACTGGTGTTTTGGCTATTCTTGCCGGTATGCGTGGTGCTACTACAATAGATGCCATCGATATTGATAATTGGTGTTATCTGAATGCAAAAGAGAATGTTGAGCGTAACGGCATGGGCTTTATTTCTGTATATGAAGGCGATGTTGCCTTACTTGAAGGTAAGAAGTACGACTTGATTATTGCAAACATCAATAGAAACATCTTGTTGGCAGATTTACCTAGCTATGAAAAATCTTTAAATACAGGGGGTGTTTTATTGTTAAGTGGTTTTTATAAAGAGGATTTAGAAATGATTTCGCAAAAATGCACTGATTTGGCGTTAAAATTCGAAAAAAATCTTGAACGCAATAATTGGGTTGCCGCAAAATATGTAAATTAGAAGGTATTAATTGGAATATGATGAGCACAAGAGAAGAAATTTCCGAAGAGTTACTTTTAGAAGAAGAAACGGTTCAACAGAATGAAATCGTACTTTTTAATGATGAGGTCAATACGTTTGATCATGTTATAAATACATTAATGTCTGTATGTGAACATTCGCCTGAGCAGGCTGAGCAATGCTCATTAATTGTACATTATAAAGGCAAGTGTACTGTTAAGACTGGCGAGTATGAAGAGCTGAAACCAAAATGTTCTAAATTACTGCAAGCCGGCCTCAGTGCAGAAATTGTATAAAGTGTAGGTGTATAGATTTTACGAAAAGTATTGAAATAAAAAAATCCCTTGAATTTGTTCAAGGGATTTTTTTATTTCAATTAAACTCTTAAAAGAAATTATAACAAGTCTGTATTCTAATCAAAATTATACTAAAGGTACTCCGTTCAATCGTTTTTCAATCTTCTTCTTTTTGACTGTAACTTCTTTCATTACATCCATTAAGTTAGAATCTTTCGTTTCCTTGTATATTTCATTAATACTTAAAATAAGTGCTTTTGCCTCTCTCGACGCTTCTACTCGGTCACTAGTAGACATATTACTCATTTTTCGACCTATAAATTCTTGAGCTTTTTCAAGTAACTCCATTTGCTTCTTTTTTTTCAAAGTTAACATAATATTCAAATTACGCAATTCTTTGTCAATTGTATATAGTTATGAGGGTATTAGATAATAGTATTTATGAACAATTTAACGATAATAGGGTGTTTTGAACCCTTTTTTTAGTTGTTGACAGAGAATTTAGGGGATTTTATTTTTCAAAATCAAAAAATAAACATTTTGAATAAAAGAATTGTATATAATTTAAGATTATGAAAAATACCATTAAGAATTAGATAAATATTCTTCTGAAAATTATTTTTTATCACATTTTTAATTGAAATACTTGCTAAATCTGTAATTTGGAATATATTTGTGTAATCGATTGCATAAATATTCAATGTATTTTGCAGTGAGTGGTTATTAGCTGAATATAGCTTTAGAATATTTAAATATGAATAGCGTCAGTTAATTTCAATTAATCAATTATATCCTACATTTTTCATAAGGATCGATACGTAAATAATCTTGGTATTAAAGAATAGCTAAGAGTTTTAAACCTTACAAATAAAAATTAATGAGTAGTTCCATTATAAAGAATAACACATTTATCACAGAAGATTTTCTTTTAGAGAATGAATTCTCACAGAGATTATTTCATGAATATGCATCACAAATGCCTATTATCGATTACCACTGTCATCTACCACCAGATGAGATTGCGAATAATAGACATTTTGAGAATTTGACAAAAGTTTGGAATGACGGCGACCATTATAAATGGCGTGCCATGAGGACTTTTGGTATTGATGAGAAATTCATTACCGGCAACGCACCAGATAAAGAGAAGTTTCTTGAATGGGGTAAAGCAGTGCCGTATACATTAAGAAATCCGTTATATCATTGGACACATCTAGAACTACAGCGTTATTTTGATATTGACTTGTTGTTGAATGCAGATACCGCAAATGATATTTATGATGAAGCTACGGCAAAACTTCAAACATCAGAGTATAGCTGTCAGGGTCTAATTAACAAAATGAACGTAGAGGTTATTTGCACTACAGAAGATCCTATTGATAGTCTAGATAACCATGTCAAATTAAAGAAAAGTGATTTTAATGTAAAAGTGAGTACTGCTTTTAGACCAGACAAGGCTATTGTTATTTCTAACGATACATATTTAGAATATTTAGAGAAGTTATCTGCAGTTAGTAAAGTAAACATCAACTCATATAAATCTTTGTGCGACGCCCTTTTACTCCGTTTAGATTACTTTGAAGAAAATGGATGTACGCTGTCTGATCATGGTTTAAGCTATGTGCCTTTCAGGATGTTTACAGATGCCGAGATTGAAAATATTTTTCAAAAGAGGGTAGAAAATAAACAATTGTCTTTGGAAGAAGACGAAAAATTTCAAACCGCTATATTGTTATTCCTGTGTGAGCAATATCATTCTCGCGGATGGATACAGCAATTTCACCTTGGCGCATTACGTAATAATAATGCAAGAATGAACCGTATTCTTGGTCCGGATACTGGCTGGGATTCTATAGGGGATTATTCGCAAGCAAGAACCCTTTCAAGCTTTTTAAATGCTTTGGATTCTAAAGACAAGCTTACCAAAACTATATTATATAATCTAAATCCGGCAGATAATGAAGTCTTAGCCACCATGATCGGTAACTATAATGATGGTAAAATAAAAGGTAAAATGCAATTTGGCTCTGGTTGGTGGTTTATGGATCAGAAAGATGGGATGACCAGACAATTGAATGCATTGTCCAATATGAGTCTAATTAGCTGTTTTATAGGAATGTTGACAGATTCTAGATCCTTTCTTTCATTCCCAAGGCATGAGTATTTTAGAAGAATAGTTTGTAACCTATTTGGACAAGAAATGCAGAAGGGAGAACTACCCCAAGATTTTGAATTGGTGGGTAAAATAATACAGGATATTAGTTATAACAATGCCAAGGAGTATTTCAAATTTTAATCAAAAAGGATCGGTCTATTCTTATCCGTTTAAAACATTTCTATGAAAAGTATAAAATTTCTACTGCTCTTTATTCTGATGATACCCTTTTTGGGCTGTGAAATTCAAACTGATGTAAAAACATTGCGTTTGGGTCATGGGTTAGATGTTAGCCATTCTGTGCATAAGGCAATGGTTAAAATGAGTGAAGATTTGTTTGAAAGATCCGGTGGTAAATTAAAACTTGAAATTTACCCAAGTCAACAATTGGGTACTGAAAGAGAATGCCTAGAGTTATTACAAATAGGTAGTTTGGATATGACCAAGGTTTCTGTTGGTGTGTTAGAAAATTTTGCTCCCAAAATGAAGGTGCTGGGACTACCATTTCTTTTTAGAGATCGTCAACATTCGTTTAATGTTCTTGACGGTCCGGTAGGTGAAATGTTATTGAACGATGGTGAGAAATACTGGTTAAAGGGTTTAGGGTATTATGATGCCGGTAGTCGAAGTTTTTATACTATGAACAAACCAATTGAAAAACCTGAAGATTTAGTGGGTGAAAAAATACGCGTAATGGAAAGTGCTACGGCCGTAAACATGGTGAAAGCGCTAGGTGGTTCCCCAACACCTATTTCATGGGGCGAGTTATATACATCCTTACAACAAGGAGTGGTAGATGGTGCCGAGAATAATCCACCCAGTTTTTACCTTTCTAGACATTATGAAGTTTGTAAGTACTACTCCTTAGATGAACATACCGTTCTGCCAGATGTTTTATTGATAGGTACATATGCTTATGATAAGTTGAATGAACAAGAGAAAAAATGGTTGAATGAATCAGTAAAAGAATCTGTAAAATATCAACGTATTCTTTGGGCAGAGGCCGAGGCAGAAGCTTTGCGCGAAGTGCAAAAAGCAGGTGTTGAAATTACGAGACCAGATAAATCTCTTTTTGCAGAAAAAGTAGCAGGTATTTTTGAAAGCTATAAAGATGATAAAGAAATATACCCGCTTATCAAACAAATTCAAGAAACCAAATAGTTTACTATGCGAAATAAAATAGATTCCGTTTTAGGCAAGGCACTAGTACTTATTATGGCCGTCATGGTCATCAATGTACTTTGGCAAGTTTTTACACGATACGTAACTGGCAACCCTAGTTCATTTACAGATGAGCTAGCACGCTTTTTAATGATTTGGATCGGAGTACTGGGAGCTGCATATGTTTCTGGTAAAAATTTACATGTAGCCATAGATATTCTACCGCTTAGGCAAAGTGAAAAGACACAGAAAAAATTAAAGATAATAGTCACCATATTAATTATACTATTTGTTTTGTTCGCCTTTGTAATAGGTGGGTCCAGATTAGTATATATCTCTTATGTGCTAGGGCAACAATCACCGGCTCTGCAATTACCTCTTGCAGTGGTCTACCTTATAATTCCAATCAGCGGTTTGTTGATTATGTATTACAAAATATCTGACCTCAAAAATATCAACTCATGATGGAGCATTTACCGATTATCGTTTTAGTACTAAGTTTTATATGCTTATTGTCTATTGGTACACCTGTAGCTTGGAGTATAGCAATTTCATCTTTATTGACCATGTTGGTTAGTATACCTGCAATGCCTGCATTTACAACGGTATCTCAAAGAATGGCTACAGGTCTAGATAGTTTTGCATTGTTGGCAATTCCATTTTTTGTACTATCGGGCGAGCTCATGAATAAGGGAGGTATAGCCCATAGACTTATCGCTTTTGCAAAGACATTGGTAGGTTCCTTTCCTGGCGGATTGGCATTAATAAACGTCATAGCGGCTATGTTAATGGGTGCAATTGCAGGATCAGCAATGGCATCTGCTTCTGCTATGGGTAGTATTTTAGGTCCTGAGATGGAAAAAGAAGGCTATTCTAAAGAATTTGGGGCAGCGGTCAATATAACTTCCGCAACAACCGGTTTAATTATTCCACCAAGTAATGTATTAATAGTTTATTCTTTAGCCAGTGGTGGTGCATCTATTGCAGCACTATTTTTAGCGGGATATATCCCCGGAATAATGACGGGATTATTTCTAATGATCGTAGCAGCTTTCTGGGCAAAAAAGAAGAAATATAAAGTAGGAAAACGAAGCAGTTTAAAAGAAGTAGGGAAAACATTTATAGATGCATTACCTAGTCTTTTTATGTTAGTTGTGGTT includes:
- a CDS encoding TRAP transporter small permease yields the protein MRNKIDSVLGKALVLIMAVMVINVLWQVFTRYVTGNPSSFTDELARFLMIWIGVLGAAYVSGKNLHVAIDILPLRQSEKTQKKLKIIVTILIILFVLFAFVIGGSRLVYISYVLGQQSPALQLPLAVVYLIIPISGLLIMYYKISDLKNINS
- a CDS encoding TRAP transporter substrate-binding protein; this translates as MKSIKFLLLFILMIPFLGCEIQTDVKTLRLGHGLDVSHSVHKAMVKMSEDLFERSGGKLKLEIYPSQQLGTERECLELLQIGSLDMTKVSVGVLENFAPKMKVLGLPFLFRDRQHSFNVLDGPVGEMLLNDGEKYWLKGLGYYDAGSRSFYTMNKPIEKPEDLVGEKIRVMESATAVNMVKALGGSPTPISWGELYTSLQQGVVDGAENNPPSFYLSRHYEVCKYYSLDEHTVLPDVLLIGTYAYDKLNEQEKKWLNESVKESVKYQRILWAEAEAEALREVQKAGVEITRPDKSLFAEKVAGIFESYKDDKEIYPLIKQIQETK
- the tpiA gene encoding triose-phosphate isomerase — protein: MRAKIVAGNWKMNKNLAETETLLAELSAKLPDTNAEVMVAPTYVNLTSAVHALESSKIEVIAQNMHYAESGAFTGEISADMLLNIGIDTAIIGHSERRAYFGEDDEILSKKVATALNKGIRVMFCFGEELEDRKSGNHFNLVESQLKNVLFDLEPSAWSKIVLAYEPVWAIGTGETASPEQAQEMHAFIRKTISEAFDATIANNVTILYGGSVKPGNAEEIFSKPDVDGGLIGGASLVADDFIAIIKAI
- a CDS encoding TRAP transporter large permease → MEHLPIIVLVLSFICLLSIGTPVAWSIAISSLLTMLVSIPAMPAFTTVSQRMATGLDSFALLAIPFFVLSGELMNKGGIAHRLIAFAKTLVGSFPGGLALINVIAAMLMGAIAGSAMASASAMGSILGPEMEKEGYSKEFGAAVNITSATTGLIIPPSNVLIVYSLASGGASIAALFLAGYIPGIMTGLFLMIVAAFWAKKKKYKVGKRSSLKEVGKTFIDALPSLFMLVVVIGGIVTGIFTATEASAIAVLYSLILGFIYKEITLPKLPQILLDSSATTAIVMLLIGSSMCMSWALSYENIPQDISSGLLSLSDNKIVILLIINLLLLFVGIFMDMTPAVLIFTPIFLPVVTKLGLDPVHFGIIMVLNLCIGLCTPPVGSVLFVGVGVAKTTIEKVFKPLLPLFIAMIIALFLVTYIPQLSLWLPSLFDL
- the prmA gene encoding 50S ribosomal protein L11 methyltransferase; translated protein: MSDTVYIEYRFTVEPKDPASDLLIAELGEVGFESFVEEDDDVLAYIQKTDWSEGMLKDLPILHNHRYKFTYDYKEIEQENWNATWEQNFQPIIVDDICMIRAPFHDAISVEYDIVIEPKMSFGTGHHETTHMMLQHILQLDVKGKTVLDMGSGTGVLAILAGMRGATTIDAIDIDNWCYLNAKENVERNGMGFISVYEGDVALLEGKKYDLIIANINRNILLADLPSYEKSLNTGGVLLLSGFYKEDLEMISQKCTDLALKFEKNLERNNWVAAKYVN
- the uxaC gene encoding glucuronate isomerase, whose protein sequence is MSSSIIKNNTFITEDFLLENEFSQRLFHEYASQMPIIDYHCHLPPDEIANNRHFENLTKVWNDGDHYKWRAMRTFGIDEKFITGNAPDKEKFLEWGKAVPYTLRNPLYHWTHLELQRYFDIDLLLNADTANDIYDEATAKLQTSEYSCQGLINKMNVEVICTTEDPIDSLDNHVKLKKSDFNVKVSTAFRPDKAIVISNDTYLEYLEKLSAVSKVNINSYKSLCDALLLRLDYFEENGCTLSDHGLSYVPFRMFTDAEIENIFQKRVENKQLSLEEDEKFQTAILLFLCEQYHSRGWIQQFHLGALRNNNARMNRILGPDTGWDSIGDYSQARTLSSFLNALDSKDKLTKTILYNLNPADNEVLATMIGNYNDGKIKGKMQFGSGWWFMDQKDGMTRQLNALSNMSLISCFIGMLTDSRSFLSFPRHEYFRRIVCNLFGQEMQKGELPQDFELVGKIIQDISYNNAKEYFKF
- a CDS encoding ATP-dependent Clp protease adaptor ClpS, with protein sequence MSTREEISEELLLEEETVQQNEIVLFNDEVNTFDHVINTLMSVCEHSPEQAEQCSLIVHYKGKCTVKTGEYEELKPKCSKLLQAGLSAEIV